In Bacteroidales bacterium, the sequence GGAGAATACCTGAAGTACCAGGAAAGCAAGCAGGGCTGCAGCAGCGGCATAGAAAATAAGTTTCCTTCGTTTCCCTGTGTTTTGATCCAGTTTTTCCGAGATGTGCTCCCAGCTATCCTCGATATCCAGATCGTCCTGTATGTTGTTCCATACCTCTTCCGGGGGCTCTTCCGCATTTTGGGTTATACCCTGGCCATACCACTGGTACAGGTTTTCGTCAAGCCGGTCTTCTATGTTTTCCCAAACTTGCTGCGGTGGTTCCTCGCTGTTGTCTTCTATGCTTTCTTTATACCAGTTGAAGAGATCCCGGTCCAATCCACGCTCAATTTCCTCCCAGACGCTTGCGGGAGGATGCTCGGGATTGTTCTCGATCATCCTTTTGTACCACTTGTAAAATTCTTTGTCTTTCATGGTTTTTTAATAAAGATCCCTCAACAAGGTTTTCAACAGGTTTCTTGCCCTTTTAAACTGCGATTTGGAAGTGCCTTCCGTGATTTCCAGTTTTTCCGCTATCTCTTTGTGCGAATAGCCTTCGACGGCATACAGGTTAAATACTGCCTTGGCCCCTTCGGGCAACTGCCCGATCATGTTAAAAATTCCATCGGCATTGATTTTATCCAGTATGGAATTGTCCAGCCTTTCTTCCTCCACTTTCCTGTTGTCGTCAATGAACTCATACAATTTTGATTTCTGGCGCAGATGATCCAGCGCAGTGTTGGTAATGATCCTCCTGATCCAGCCTTCCAGGGAACCTTGTTCCTTAAAGGAATCGATCTTTTTGAATACCTTTACGAATCCATCCTGAAGGATTTCCTGCGCCATGTTTCTGTCTTTTGCATAGCTCATGCAAATGCCATACATTTTTTTGGCATATTTCCTGTACAGCAGTTCCTGGTATCTCCTGTCATTATTCCGGCAACCCTGAACCAGTTCAGAGTCACTGTATAATTCCCGTTCCTCCATTGTAATGCTATTTGATCACAGCCTTGATTGACCTTTCCACCCTGTATTCAAGGCTAGAATGTATTCCTTCATTGTAATCTGGTGATATAATGATTTTTTGTTTATTACCCTGCCCCTGAATTTTTGCCCCATCAAGAATATCACCAATATCTTGGCTAAACAATTCAGCCAAATTAATCCTTATTTCCAAAGTATTCCAGTTATCTCCGTCAAATACGATTTGTTGGTCTCCTGCTTCATTTTTCAGTGTAAATGGGTTAAGTGGTGCTCCATCACTGTCTTGAAAAAAATTGAATTCTACCGGTATTTCTTCAGGTCCCTGATTACCGGGTCCGGGTCTGTTCATTTGTCTTTTCCATTTTCCCTTTAATTGCAAGCCCGGTAAACTATCCGGCCGGTTCGTGTGCAATGTGATTTTAATGGGCTTATAACTTCCCCGGGGAATATCAAAAGTGATCTCTTGGTTTAATGAATTGTCAGAAAGATCGGCTACAAGGTTATCAAATTCCCTGAAAAAATAATAATCGTCGTTATTTTCCCTTTTGCCGTCAAATTCTAAACCGGTAATTTGAAAGCTGCCTTCACTGAATTCCATAGATGGAGTGACTCCCTGTACCGGTATGTTATCAAAAGGTTTGGTGTTAACCATTTTTATTTTCAAATCAACAGTGGTAGGCTCCAGGAATTCATCTTCCGTGCAGGAATGAAATCCAGTGGCCAAAACCATTAATAATCCGATTAATATAATACGTTTCATATACGTAAAGTTACCTGCCTTTGTTACAAAGACGAGTCAAACATTCAAAAAGTTGTAAAGCAGTATGATTTTTTACTAACCCGAATTATTCTTGAATAATTCTGACGCTATTGAAAAACCTGGCTTTTTGCTTCAATAAATTTCGCAAAAAAGCCGGTTTTTCTAATGCAGGCTAAAACAATCCGTGTATTTCGGCATCGATTTTATCGATCACTTTTCTCAGATCTTCTTTATTTTCGGAAAAGTTGAGGTCATCCACATTAATGGTCAGTAATTTGCCGAGGTTGTAGCTCTCTATCCATGCGTCGTATCTTTCGTTAAGCTTCTTAAGGTAATCCAGCCGGATGTTGTTTTCGTATTCCCTCCCCCTTTTCTGGATCTGATTGACCAGGGTAGGTACTGAAGCCTTCAGATAAAGTACCAGGTCGGGTGGTTCGATCAGGGAGGTTATCAGGTTGAAAAGAGAGAAATAGGTTTCAAAGTCACGGGTCGACATCAGTCCCATGGAATGAAGATTGGGTGCAAAAATATGGGCATCTTCGTATATGGTTCTGTCCTGGATGACCGTCTTGTCTGAATTCTTTATTTTTAAAATGTGATTGAACCGGGTGTTCAGGAAATAGATCTGCAGATTGAATGACCAGCGTTGCATGTCTTCATAAAAATCATTCAGATAGGGGTTTTCGTCTACTTTTTCGTAATGTGCTTCCCAACCGTAATGTTTAGCCAGCAAACCTGCCAGCGTGGTTTTACCCGATCCGATATTTCCTGCTATTGCTATATGCATCATTGAAAGTGTGTTTTAAGAATTATTTTTTGATTCCATCACCGAATCGGGCTGATCTTCGAAAAGAGAAGGATAATCTTCATCAAACTTTTTAAGAATGGTATAGATGATGGTTTCCCTCATGAACTTTGACTGGTTTTTTATCTTGTATTTCCTGCAATAATGATTGATGGCATTGAGCTCTTTACTGTTGAACAATATGGATTTTTGGTGGATGCGTTTCAGCTTTTCGTCCTTTTGTTTCTTTTTCTTTTTCTTTTTCACGGATTCAGCGTTTTAAGGGTTTATCTGTTGTAGATATATAGCGTTTGTTTTTTGAGCAGATACAGATATTGTTTGCCGATTTTCGCATCATCCCAGTAATCGCTGCTTTTTGGAAGCGTTACCTCCTCGCTTTCACCTTTTTTCCAGTGCAGTCTGTTCAACGAGCCGTCGTAAAAATAATAAATATTTCCGTTGAGAATT encodes:
- a CDS encoding RNA polymerase sigma factor translates to MEERELYSDSELVQGCRNNDRRYQELLYRKYAKKMYGICMSYAKDRNMAQEILQDGFVKVFKKIDSFKEQGSLEGWIRRIITNTALDHLRQKSKLYEFIDDNRKVEEERLDNSILDKINADGIFNMIGQLPEGAKAVFNLYAVEGYSHKEIAEKLEITEGTSKSQFKRARNLLKTLLRDLY
- a CDS encoding deoxynucleoside kinase, with protein sequence MHIAIAGNIGSGKTTLAGLLAKHYGWEAHYEKVDENPYLNDFYEDMQRWSFNLQIYFLNTRFNHILKIKNSDKTVIQDRTIYEDAHIFAPNLHSMGLMSTRDFETYFSLFNLITSLIEPPDLVLYLKASVPTLVNQIQKRGREYENNIRLDYLKKLNERYDAWIESYNLGKLLTINVDDLNFSENKEDLRKVIDKIDAEIHGLF